The proteins below come from a single Dermacentor albipictus isolate Rhodes 1998 colony chromosome 7, USDA_Dalb.pri_finalv2, whole genome shotgun sequence genomic window:
- the LOC135912651 gene encoding uncharacterized protein yields MEQDTPAITCNIRGCPNEFGLSDPAHLLYVCNADDIQCKAWLAVIPKVSLRDVGERLCVCSLHFEDGVNVSGDIVPTIFPPVPVAVTITSDLPQPSASRAGQPAGVGPAIRIKQEPVDDYDQAAQPSSDMEDSEHFDSPAAFENDESSMEVDHAGAGLIPAHRIKRELEDESTEGLTSSSTQETHGDDSAQNGEGGHSLGFLSSYVVKEEIPDDDEDDDSGEIAAPPPSSGCGVALQDDAPSSCAFKIQEFGEIPVDEIKTEDGITPTLLPSTSMRPSTSSVTIKTEPPDYSIVENGISHDQGCQADDLGNPSSVVLMPPGYVSEPSSSVATGSTAFAASSNGVLTGDAGIVISNVQSFSSTRAQQECVAEEVVHCPKCINGDSKAKCDKSTCTSLPTRTVWTQTVEPEKRTVWTQVAQLGDLKMLKHRATQTDPWLERSPRLPKIVRRKRRFEEEDEEDVDKL; encoded by the exons ATGGAGCAGGATACGCCGGCGATAACCTGCAACATCAGGGGTTGCCCCAACGAGTTCGGTCTGAGCGATCCGGCTCACCTGCTGTACGTGTGCAATGCGGATGACATCCAGTGCAAGGCATGGCTCGCCGTGATACCCAAAGTCTCGCTGAGAGACGTGGGCGAGAGACTGTGCGTGTGCTCGTTGCATTTCGAGGATGGAGTCAACGTCAGCGGCGACATCGTGCCGACCATCTTCCCGCCCGTGCCTGTTGCGGTCACGATTACGAGCGACCTACCGCAACCGAGCGCGTCGCGGGCAGGGCAGCCGGCTGGGGTCGGACCGGCGATCAGGATTAAACAGGAACCCGTTGAC GACTATGACCAAGCAGCACAGCCATCCTCTGATATGGAAGACAGTGAGCACTTTGACAGCCCTGCTGCATTTGAG AATGATGAATCAAGCATGGAGGTTGACCATGCAGGCGCAGGTCTCATCCCAGCTCATAGAATCAAGAGGGAGCTAGAAGACGAGTCAACCGAAGGCTTGACTTCCTCCTCAACACAGGAAACTCACGGCGATGACTCTGCCCAAAATGGCGAGGGTGGGCATTCCCTGGGCTTCCTCAGCTCCTACGTTGTGAAAGAGGAGATccccgacgacgacgaagacgacgacagcgGCGAAATCGCAGCTCCCCCGCCCAGCTCTGGCTGTGGCGTAGCATTGCAGGACGATGCGCCGTCGTCATGTGCCTTCAAGATCCAGGAGTTTGGAGAGATCCCGGTGGATGAAATTAAGACCGAAGATGGCATCACACCGACGTTGCTTCCGTCAACATCAATGCGTCCGTCCACATCATCGGTGACCATTAAGACGGAGCCCCCGGATTACAGCATTGTGGAGAACGGCATCTCACACGACCAGGGCTGCCAGGCAGACGATCTTGGCAACCCGTCGTCTGTCGTTTTGATGCCGCCAGGATATGTCAGCGAACCTTCTTCGTCGGTGGCTACGGGCTCgacagcgttcgcggccagcaGCAACGGGGTCCTGACGGGCGATGCAGGTATCGTGATCTCCAACGTCCAGTCGTTCTCAAGCACCAGGGCACAGCAGGAGTGCGTCGCCGAGGAAGTTGTCCACTGCCCAAAGTGCATCAACGGCGACTCCAAAGCGAAGTGTGACAAGTCGACGTGCACAAGCCTACCGACGCGCACTGTCTGGACACAGACCGTAGAGCCAGAAAAGCGTACTGTCT GGACTCAGGTGGCGCAACTCGGGGACCTGAAGATGCTGAAACACAGGGCCACGCAGACAGACCCATGGCTCGAGCGCTCTCCACGGCTGCCCAAGATTGTGCGCAGGAAACGAAGGTTcgaggaggaggacgaggaggatgTAGACAAGCTCTGA